From Arcticibacter tournemirensis, one genomic window encodes:
- the smc gene encoding chromosome segregation protein SMC, translating into MQLTKLEIKGFKSFGDKITINFNEGITAIAGPNGCGKSNVVDAIRWVLGEQSTKALRSEKMENIIFNGTKTRKPSQLAEVSLTFDNTKNILPTEFAHVTITRKLYRSGESEYRLNDVHCRLKDITDLFLDTGIGSDSYSIIELKMIDEIIANKEGSRRALFEESSGISKYKLRKKQTFNKLKDTEADLSRVEDLLFEIEKNLKTLENQAKKAERYYKLKEQYQSLSVTLASFRITGFRESLEKLDEQEERHNVEKSGIIAEIDKLEAALQQFKTENITKEKNLSAQQKAANEFTSKIRAYESEKKIKNEQLRFLQDKEKRLSEELDKDKNQLNHVIYNIKRLNEEHLQESEKLNAISSGLSEKKAELDEMRLQQQSSKTALDSFVKQNNELQNEVYKVEKDLTVLNIQKDALLQESRRNIADTESKETELNEFNKAISELDNKLKIKKEELEAAQMYEDDLELQIKSTDEQLNRHKEQLSAESRKLDAKQNEYNLTKSLVDNLEGFPESIRFLKKNTGWAKQAPLLSDVLFCKEEYRIAIENYLEPVMNHYVVETHAEAVQAIRLLSDSSKGRANFFILAALDAGPEPSALDMVGSNLIPALSIIDVEEKYSRLCRQLLRNVFILTTGDEEELGSILPDKNVVILSGSGKFIKSRITMAGGSVGLFEGKRIGRAKNLENLAKEIRALENKISVLKTSIEQEVQKSGTLRSSSKKEEIRLLQQDTNRLNNELISLQTRQEQYTTFIQNSQNRKQDIEQKIRSLNEELEKAGPELNRLKDKKQEMSNMLAEKQQAYHELAELVTERATAWNQENIRFHQQQNKVSGIEKDLDYRDSQQQGLDTRIATNGTELEKTRSEINETLQHVDHSDEDLIAMYVQKEEFEKGVREAEQEYYQSRGVITETENAVSALRRKKEQSELIGNELKEKKTSLRLELNALKERLSIEFSIDIADLLDAEIPEGENETDLKERTDKLKRQLDDFGAINSMAMEAYKEMNERYSFIQGQKKDLLEAKASLMETIREIDDSAKSKFMDAFLQVRDHFIRVFRSLFNEEDSCDLILSDPENPLESDIDIIARPKGKRPLSINQLSGGEKTLTATALLFSLYLLKPAPFCIFDEVDAPLDDTNIDKFNNIIRKFSSESQFIVVSHNKRTIASTDIVYGVTMVEQGISRVVAVDLREYPAEVS; encoded by the coding sequence ATGCAATTAACGAAGCTGGAGATTAAGGGCTTTAAGAGCTTTGGCGACAAAATCACTATAAATTTTAATGAAGGGATTACGGCTATTGCCGGACCTAATGGCTGCGGAAAATCTAATGTGGTAGATGCTATCCGCTGGGTGCTTGGCGAACAGAGCACGAAGGCGCTGCGTTCCGAAAAAATGGAGAACATCATTTTTAACGGCACCAAAACGCGCAAGCCATCACAGCTTGCAGAGGTTTCGTTAACCTTCGACAATACAAAGAACATCCTCCCTACCGAGTTCGCGCATGTTACCATTACCCGTAAGTTATACCGCAGCGGAGAAAGCGAGTACCGGCTGAATGATGTTCATTGCCGGCTTAAAGACATTACAGATCTCTTTCTCGACACTGGTATCGGATCTGACTCCTACTCTATTATTGAGTTGAAAATGATCGACGAGATCATTGCGAACAAAGAAGGTTCAAGGCGAGCTTTATTTGAGGAGTCGTCGGGAATTTCGAAATATAAGCTTCGGAAAAAGCAGACGTTTAATAAGCTGAAAGATACGGAGGCTGACCTGAGCCGGGTTGAAGACCTGCTGTTTGAAATAGAGAAGAATCTCAAAACACTCGAAAACCAGGCTAAAAAAGCAGAACGGTATTACAAGCTTAAAGAACAGTACCAGTCCCTCAGCGTGACACTTGCTTCGTTCCGGATTACGGGCTTCAGGGAATCATTGGAGAAGCTTGATGAGCAGGAGGAGCGTCACAACGTCGAAAAAAGCGGTATCATTGCAGAAATCGATAAGCTAGAAGCGGCCCTTCAGCAATTTAAGACCGAAAATATCACAAAAGAGAAAAACTTGTCGGCCCAGCAGAAGGCGGCTAATGAGTTTACTTCAAAAATACGTGCTTACGAGAGCGAAAAAAAGATTAAGAATGAACAGCTGCGTTTTTTGCAGGATAAGGAAAAACGTCTGAGTGAGGAACTCGACAAGGATAAAAATCAGCTGAATCATGTTATCTACAACATTAAGCGGCTGAATGAAGAACATCTTCAGGAGAGCGAAAAGCTAAACGCCATCAGCTCCGGCCTTTCAGAAAAGAAAGCCGAGCTGGATGAAATGCGCTTGCAGCAACAATCCTCCAAAACGGCTCTTGACAGTTTTGTAAAGCAAAACAATGAACTGCAGAACGAGGTCTATAAGGTCGAAAAGGACCTGACGGTCTTGAATATTCAGAAGGATGCTCTTTTGCAGGAAAGCAGGCGCAATATCGCAGATACAGAATCGAAAGAAACGGAGCTGAACGAGTTCAATAAAGCGATATCCGAACTCGACAACAAGCTGAAGATCAAAAAGGAAGAGCTTGAGGCAGCTCAGATGTACGAGGATGATCTGGAACTGCAGATCAAGTCGACCGACGAACAGCTAAACAGACATAAGGAACAACTGTCGGCAGAAAGCCGAAAGCTTGACGCCAAACAGAATGAATATAACCTGACAAAATCGCTTGTAGACAACCTTGAAGGATTCCCTGAATCAATACGGTTTCTGAAGAAGAACACGGGATGGGCAAAACAGGCTCCTCTCCTGTCGGATGTTCTTTTCTGTAAGGAAGAGTACCGTATCGCGATTGAGAACTACCTGGAGCCTGTGATGAACCACTATGTGGTGGAGACTCATGCGGAGGCCGTTCAGGCCATACGGCTGCTCAGCGACTCATCCAAGGGCAGGGCAAACTTCTTTATTCTTGCAGCCCTGGACGCAGGGCCTGAGCCTTCGGCGCTTGATATGGTGGGAAGCAACCTTATTCCTGCCCTCAGCATCATAGATGTTGAAGAAAAATACAGCAGGCTTTGCCGTCAGCTCCTCAGAAATGTATTTATTCTGACTACCGGCGATGAGGAAGAGCTAGGCAGCATTCTTCCTGATAAAAACGTCGTTATCCTCAGTGGCAGCGGTAAGTTTATTAAAAGCCGTATTACCATGGCTGGCGGCTCTGTGGGACTCTTTGAAGGCAAGCGTATCGGCCGGGCGAAGAATCTTGAGAACCTTGCCAAAGAGATCAGGGCTCTTGAAAATAAGATCAGTGTGCTCAAAACTTCAATCGAGCAAGAGGTTCAGAAGTCGGGCACCTTGCGATCGAGTTCAAAAAAGGAAGAAATACGGTTATTACAGCAGGATACAAACCGGCTGAATAACGAACTTATATCCCTGCAAACGCGACAGGAGCAGTATACTACATTTATTCAGAACAGCCAAAACCGTAAGCAGGATATTGAACAAAAGATCCGGTCGCTGAACGAAGAGCTTGAGAAAGCCGGTCCTGAGCTAAACCGGCTAAAAGATAAAAAGCAGGAAATGAGCAACATGCTTGCTGAAAAACAGCAGGCTTATCACGAACTTGCGGAGCTGGTAACAGAACGGGCAACAGCCTGGAACCAGGAGAACATCCGCTTCCATCAGCAGCAAAATAAAGTTTCAGGAATAGAGAAAGACCTGGACTACCGCGACAGCCAGCAGCAGGGACTCGATACCAGAATCGCCACCAACGGCACAGAACTCGAAAAAACCCGGTCGGAGATCAACGAAACACTGCAGCATGTGGATCATTCGGATGAAGATCTGATAGCCATGTATGTTCAGAAAGAAGAGTTTGAAAAGGGCGTACGTGAAGCTGAACAGGAGTATTATCAATCGAGAGGTGTGATAACAGAAACGGAAAATGCTGTTTCTGCATTGCGGCGTAAAAAGGAACAGTCGGAACTGATCGGAAACGAGCTGAAGGAGAAAAAGACGAGTCTGCGGCTGGAACTGAACGCGTTGAAAGAAAGACTGTCGATAGAGTTTTCGATTGATATTGCCGACCTTCTTGACGCGGAGATCCCTGAAGGAGAGAATGAAACCGACCTTAAGGAAAGAACTGATAAGCTTAAACGCCAGCTGGATGACTTCGGCGCTATCAACTCGATGGCTATGGAGGCTTATAAGGAAATGAACGAGCGCTATTCCTTTATTCAGGGGCAGAAAAAGGACCTGCTGGAGGCAAAGGCTTCGCTGATGGAGACAATCAGGGAGATAGACGACAGCGCGAAGAGCAAATTCATGGATGCCTTTTTGCAGGTCCGGGATCACTTCATCCGCGTGTTCCGTTCGCTCTTCAACGAAGAGGACAGCTGTGACCTGATACTCTCTGATCCCGAGAATCCTCTCGAGTCGGACATCGATATCATTGCACGCCCCAAGGGGAAACGCCCTCTGTCTATAAATCAGCTCTCGGGAGGAGAAAAGACATTAACGGCAACAGCCCTGCTCTTTTCGCTATACCTGCTAAAACCGGCTCCTTTCTGTATTTTCGATGAGGTAGATGCACCGCTGGATGATACGAACATCGACAAGTTCAATAATATTATCCGTAAATTCTCCTCTGAATCGCAGTTTATAGTGGTGTCGCATAACAAACGTACTATAGCGAGTACAGACATCGTTTATGGTGTAACTATGGTTGAGCAGGGTATCTCGCGGGTTGTGGCGGTGGATTTGAGGGAATATCCGGCAGAGGTGAGTTGA
- a CDS encoding ABC transporter ATP-binding protein, translating into MLHAKGIYKAYGKLEILKGVDLDVSKGEIVTILGASGAGKSTLLHIIGTLDKYDRGEVTIDGVNISSLSSAKLSAFRNQRIGFIFQFHHLLPEFTALENICIPAYIAKRGKRESEVRARELLEMLGLGDRADHKPSELSGGEQQRVAVARALVNKPSVVLADEPSGNLDSENANSLHMLFKELRDQFSQTFVIVTHNEHLGEMADRKVIMKDGLIISGQ; encoded by the coding sequence ATGCTGCATGCTAAAGGTATATATAAAGCTTACGGAAAACTGGAGATATTAAAAGGCGTTGATCTGGATGTCAGCAAGGGCGAAATCGTAACCATTTTAGGCGCTTCAGGGGCTGGTAAAAGTACCCTGCTGCATATAATCGGAACCCTGGATAAATACGACAGGGGAGAGGTCACGATAGATGGAGTCAATATATCGTCACTGTCTTCAGCAAAACTAAGCGCCTTCCGTAATCAGAGGATAGGGTTTATTTTTCAGTTTCATCATCTTCTTCCGGAGTTTACCGCTCTCGAGAATATCTGTATTCCGGCATATATTGCGAAAAGGGGTAAAAGAGAGTCGGAGGTTCGTGCGCGGGAGTTACTCGAAATGCTTGGACTAGGCGATAGAGCCGATCATAAACCTTCTGAACTATCGGGGGGTGAACAGCAAAGAGTGGCCGTAGCCAGGGCTCTTGTGAACAAACCTTCTGTTGTGCTGGCAGATGAACCTTCAGGAAACCTGGATTCCGAGAATGCGAATAGTCTCCACATGCTCTTTAAGGAGCTACGGGATCAGTTTTCGCAGACATTTGTTATTGTAACACATAATGAACATCTTGGCGAGATGGCCGACCGGAAGGTGATAATGAAAGATGGTTTAATTATTAGCGGACAATAA
- a CDS encoding phosphatase PAP2-related protein, translating to MSNKRTRLGSVFLARRWVLTWQAPLFKQKLAMAVVILLCLTPVFPMFYQFIERREGIAYNDTLLNLIPSIDVSIPIFMITWGMALFTLTRVIQTPSLLLSLLYGVIVLNISRFITISLVPLNPPAGLIDIWDPITDMFYGDTYVTKDLFYSGHTATQFLFFLLLPKKSDKLLALITTILMGVLVMVQHVHYTIDVVFAPPLTYLCYLLARRMA from the coding sequence ATGAGTAATAAAAGAACAAGGCTGGGCAGTGTATTCCTGGCCAGGAGATGGGTGCTTACGTGGCAGGCCCCTTTATTTAAGCAAAAGCTGGCGATGGCAGTGGTGATACTATTGTGCCTCACTCCGGTGTTTCCGATGTTTTACCAGTTCATTGAAAGGAGGGAAGGTATTGCTTATAATGATACGCTTCTTAATCTCATCCCTTCCATAGATGTTTCTATCCCCATTTTTATGATTACCTGGGGGATGGCTTTATTTACCTTGACAAGGGTTATTCAAACGCCGTCATTGTTATTGAGTTTACTTTACGGTGTCATTGTATTAAATATCTCCCGCTTTATAACCATCTCTCTGGTACCGTTAAATCCTCCGGCTGGCCTGATCGATATATGGGACCCTATTACGGATATGTTTTACGGAGATACTTACGTTACGAAAGATCTCTTTTATTCGGGACACACTGCTACTCAGTTCTTATTCTTTCTGTTGCTTCCAAAGAAGAGTGATAAGCTGCTGGCATTAATTACAACCATTCTTATGGGAGTTTTAGTGATGGTTCAGCACGTTCATTATACCATTGATGTGGTTTTTGCCCCACCGCTAACATATCTGTGCTATCTGCTCGCCCGGCGAATGGCGTGA
- a CDS encoding HAD hydrolase-like protein, with product MLVYSEFDPSKKAFVFELDNVLYPERDYLLQVYYLFANFLEYSETFPPAVQLTEFFKKAYEHAGPNLIFDKAREAFGISEKYRENFLRLHRQAQLPLKLLLFDDMLKLLQDIVIDRKEIFIVTAGDPVQQLNKIRQIEWNGLEKYLRVYFTNEVKPKPSPDVLLEILKLHNLEAIDVLVAGVASLDAVFAENAGIDFVKIEK from the coding sequence ATGTTAGTCTATTCTGAATTTGATCCTTCAAAAAAAGCGTTTGTTTTCGAACTGGATAATGTTCTGTATCCCGAAAGAGATTACCTTTTGCAGGTATATTATCTTTTTGCCAACTTTCTCGAATATTCAGAGACATTTCCTCCTGCCGTCCAGCTTACCGAGTTCTTTAAAAAGGCGTATGAACATGCCGGCCCAAATCTTATTTTTGATAAAGCCAGAGAGGCTTTCGGCATTAGTGAGAAATATAGAGAAAACTTTTTGCGACTTCATCGTCAGGCTCAGCTGCCCCTGAAGCTTCTGTTATTCGACGACATGCTGAAGTTACTGCAGGATATAGTGATTGACCGCAAAGAGATTTTCATTGTTACTGCCGGAGATCCTGTTCAGCAGTTGAATAAGATCAGGCAAATAGAATGGAATGGGCTCGAGAAGTATTTGAGAGTATATTTTACCAATGAAGTGAAACCAAAACCTTCTCCCGACGTACTATTAGAGATATTGAAGCTGCATAATCTTGAAGCAATAGATGTGTTGGTCGCAGGAGTAGCGTCACTAGACGCAGTTTTTGCAGAAAATGCTGGTATTGATTTCGTTAAAATAGAAAAATAG
- a CDS encoding S41 family peptidase, which yields MYSYSIFRKRFLFGLFAILAFGACKKSSDNPPKTGTRDELTKDSIYLYARETYLWNDALPSSYKSFNPRQYSSFQDEINALKSYKRSTSGRALDKYSFIDEGEVSDEIGEGISGDYGFFVGFNGLEGGYDPLDLRINYVYSGSPAGTAGLSRGDQILQINGNSNLDGRVDANINFLNNALFGPDRTINLRVRKKDNSIADVSVTKARYNINPILASNVFSVGSKKVGYFVLNSFLQISGSDEDVPTPFKTALDQVLNYFQSQNITELVVDLRYNGGGSVETANYLANWFVPAAQSGNVMHVDHFNQTMQSGKATILKNQKFLYNGEVVSYFDVPFAASQNTEKFAKKGSLNLSRIYFLVTGNSASASELVINSLAPVMDVKLIGHPTYGKPVGFFAIHIDKYDLYIPQFQTKNQKGVGEYFDGLSVNKEANDDITRAFGDPAERYLASALAYSANGNYTVSSTKTSATTRPLVVMSNERFKEVNNKLEGNKFKGMVDKPRKR from the coding sequence ATGTATTCATATTCAATTTTTCGCAAGCGGTTTTTGTTCGGACTGTTTGCGATATTGGCCTTTGGGGCCTGCAAAAAATCGTCTGACAATCCTCCTAAAACAGGGACAAGAGACGAACTCACTAAAGATTCTATTTACTTATATGCACGCGAAACTTATTTGTGGAATGATGCGCTGCCTTCGTCCTATAAAAGTTTTAATCCAAGGCAGTATTCGAGCTTTCAGGACGAAATAAATGCACTGAAAAGCTATAAGCGGAGCACTTCGGGCAGAGCCCTTGATAAATATTCGTTCATTGACGAGGGCGAAGTATCCGACGAAATCGGAGAGGGTATCAGTGGCGACTACGGTTTCTTTGTCGGTTTTAATGGTCTTGAAGGCGGCTACGATCCTTTAGATCTTCGAATTAACTATGTTTACTCTGGTTCTCCCGCAGGAACGGCAGGACTGTCGAGAGGTGATCAGATCCTCCAGATAAACGGAAACAGTAATCTGGATGGGCGGGTGGATGCCAATATCAACTTTCTTAATAATGCGCTTTTTGGGCCTGACCGGACGATAAATTTAAGGGTTAGAAAAAAGGATAACTCTATTGCCGATGTCTCTGTAACAAAAGCTCGGTATAACATCAATCCCATCCTGGCAAGTAATGTGTTCAGTGTGGGATCGAAGAAAGTAGGATACTTTGTATTGAACAGTTTCCTTCAGATCTCTGGCTCTGATGAGGATGTCCCAACACCATTCAAAACAGCGCTGGACCAAGTTCTGAACTATTTCCAAAGTCAGAATATTACAGAACTGGTAGTCGACCTGCGATACAACGGAGGCGGAAGTGTTGAAACAGCAAATTACCTGGCCAACTGGTTCGTCCCCGCTGCTCAGAGTGGCAACGTGATGCATGTGGATCATTTCAATCAAACGATGCAGAGCGGTAAGGCAACCATACTGAAGAATCAGAAGTTTTTGTATAATGGAGAAGTGGTTTCTTATTTTGACGTTCCATTCGCTGCTTCGCAGAACACGGAAAAGTTTGCCAAAAAAGGCTCCTTAAACCTTTCACGGATCTATTTCCTGGTTACAGGGAATTCAGCATCAGCAAGCGAACTGGTAATTAATAGCCTGGCTCCTGTTATGGATGTAAAGCTTATCGGTCATCCCACCTATGGGAAGCCTGTTGGTTTTTTTGCTATTCACATTGATAAATATGACCTCTATATCCCCCAGTTCCAGACGAAGAACCAGAAGGGAGTGGGCGAGTATTTCGACGGATTAAGTGTTAATAAAGAAGCGAACGACGATATTACCAGAGCCTTTGGTGATCCTGCTGAGCGATATCTTGCTTCTGCTCTGGCATATTCTGCGAACGGAAATTATACGGTCAGCTCCACCAAAACCTCCGCAACTACACGTCCTTTGGTAGTGATGAGTAATGAAAGATTCAAAGAAGTAAACAATAAGCTCGAAGGCAATAAGTTTAAAGGAATGGTGGATAAACCACGTAAACGTTAA
- the sucC gene encoding ADP-forming succinate--CoA ligase subunit beta: MNIHEYQGKAILKSFGVRVQEGIVAETPEQAVEAAKKLKEDFNSDWVVVKAQIHAGGRGKGGGVKLAKNLDEVKERSEQIIGMQLVTPQTGPEGKKVNKVLIAQDVYYPGETEPKEFYMSVLLDRSKGRNIIMYSTEGGMDIEHVAETTPHLIFKEEIDPKVGLRPFQANRIAFNLGLSGDAFKDMTKFVASLYKAYETTDSSLFEINPVLKTSDNKILAVDAKVNLDDNGLFRHKDYAEMRDTSEEDPTEVEASKSNLNYVKLDGNVGCMVNGAGLAMATMDIIKLAGGEPANFLDVGGTANAQTVKAAFNIILQDPNVKAILINIFGGIVRCDRVAQGVIDAYQELGNIQVPIIVRLQGTNAEEAKKLIDESGLKVYSAILLKEAADLVTKVLKA, translated from the coding sequence ATGAATATTCACGAATATCAAGGCAAAGCCATTCTCAAGAGCTTCGGTGTACGGGTTCAGGAAGGTATCGTTGCTGAAACTCCCGAACAAGCTGTTGAAGCGGCTAAAAAGCTGAAAGAAGATTTCAATTCGGACTGGGTGGTTGTAAAAGCTCAGATCCATGCCGGGGGCCGTGGTAAAGGCGGAGGCGTAAAGCTGGCCAAAAACCTCGATGAAGTAAAAGAAAGATCAGAACAGATCATCGGAATGCAATTGGTTACTCCGCAAACCGGTCCGGAAGGTAAGAAAGTAAATAAAGTGCTGATTGCACAGGACGTTTATTATCCTGGTGAAACTGAACCTAAAGAATTTTACATGAGCGTATTGCTCGACCGCTCAAAAGGCCGCAACATCATCATGTACTCTACTGAAGGGGGAATGGATATTGAGCATGTTGCAGAAACGACTCCTCACCTCATCTTCAAGGAGGAGATTGATCCGAAAGTGGGACTTCGCCCTTTTCAGGCCAACAGAATCGCTTTTAACCTGGGTTTAAGCGGCGATGCCTTTAAAGATATGACTAAGTTTGTTGCATCGCTTTATAAAGCTTATGAAACTACCGATTCTTCTTTGTTTGAGATAAACCCTGTTTTAAAGACCTCTGACAATAAGATCCTGGCAGTCGATGCTAAGGTGAACCTTGACGATAACGGACTTTTCCGTCATAAGGACTATGCTGAGATGCGTGATACTTCAGAAGAAGATCCTACGGAGGTTGAAGCCAGCAAATCGAACCTTAACTATGTAAAACTCGACGGGAATGTCGGCTGTATGGTTAACGGTGCCGGGCTTGCTATGGCAACAATGGACATCATCAAGCTTGCCGGCGGCGAACCTGCTAACTTCCTTGATGTGGGTGGTACTGCTAATGCCCAGACCGTAAAGGCTGCTTTCAATATTATCCTTCAGGATCCGAACGTAAAAGCTATACTGATCAATATCTTTGGTGGCATTGTTCGCTGCGACCGCGTTGCCCAGGGAGTTATTGACGCATATCAGGAACTCGGAAACATTCAGGTTCCAATCATTGTGCGCTTACAGGGAACCAACGCTGAAGAAGCTAAAAAACTGATCGATGAATCGGGCCTGAAAGTTTATTCGGCGATCCTGCTTAAAGAAGCAGCTGACTTGGTTACGAAAGTGTTAAAAGCGTAA
- a CDS encoding M20/M25/M40 family metallo-hydrolase, with protein sequence MIRSLVILGILLSACFAGRCQSLLNDVKELSSDKYQGRKTATEGNRMAAEYIVKRFKAIGLKSYNSSFKHSFSFRNQEKTIKGTNLIGYIQGKKKDVIVISAHYDHLGVINGKIYNGADDDASGIGGLLAIAEHFSRNKPEHTLVFAAFDAEEMGLQGAKAFVARPPVALSLVKLNINLDMISHNDKGELYVAGTYHYPELKGYLFVTKANIKLLTGHDNPQQTSADDWTNQGDHGAFHAKKIPFLYFGVEDHKDYHQPSDDFENINKEFYKNAVSSILEVVKNYDQGKTIQKVFRNKKIMR encoded by the coding sequence ATGATCAGGAGTCTGGTTATTCTGGGTATTCTTCTTTCTGCTTGTTTTGCGGGCAGATGCCAGTCTTTATTAAATGATGTTAAAGAGCTGTCCTCTGATAAATATCAGGGCAGAAAAACGGCGACTGAGGGTAACCGGATGGCTGCAGAATATATCGTCAAGCGTTTTAAAGCTATTGGGTTAAAAAGCTATAATAGTAGTTTTAAGCATTCATTCAGTTTCAGGAACCAGGAGAAAACGATCAAGGGAACGAATCTCATAGGGTATATTCAGGGAAAGAAGAAGGATGTAATAGTAATATCCGCGCATTACGACCATTTAGGAGTAATAAACGGAAAGATCTACAATGGTGCGGATGACGATGCCTCCGGAATCGGCGGCCTTCTTGCAATAGCTGAACATTTCAGTCGCAACAAACCGGAACATACGCTTGTGTTCGCAGCCTTTGATGCCGAAGAAATGGGATTACAAGGAGCCAAAGCTTTTGTTGCCAGGCCGCCGGTTGCATTGAGCTTAGTAAAGCTGAATATAAACCTGGATATGATCAGCCACAATGACAAAGGGGAACTCTATGTGGCAGGGACATACCACTATCCTGAGTTAAAGGGCTATCTGTTTGTCACTAAGGCGAATATCAAATTACTTACGGGGCACGATAATCCACAGCAGACATCCGCAGATGACTGGACAAACCAGGGAGATCATGGCGCCTTTCACGCTAAAAAGATCCCTTTCCTTTACTTCGGTGTGGAAGATCATAAGGACTACCACCAACCTTCTGATGATTTTGAGAATATCAATAAGGAATTTTACAAGAATGCTGTAAGCAGTATCCTTGAGGTGGTGAAGAACTACGATCAGGGTAAAACTATCCAGAAGGTATTCAGGAATAAAAAGATAATGAGGTAA
- a CDS encoding S41 family peptidase, with translation MEIRRYTFSARLSILVLVIYGIAAAGCKKAKKEEAQPEPEPKVTVTPQSSRAQLSADSMFLYAKEVYLWNDLLPTYEVFNPRQYVNSDEEAGLNNELFAITRYAKNSYEYNQNRPNETKYSYIFDTDDANPVSYTLPVKSSVDLEGNGYDFGFYVGLFGTEASYEVRVLAVYQGSPAEKAGIKRGDVITSINRTQVTTNFTSSVEDFINAALFDASAVTLKVLKNTGISSDIVLNRTSYKSNPIYRDSVYISGAKKIGYLAFARFSTLTNAQPVLDAAFNKFAVAGVTDLIVDFRYNGGGYVSTAQYLADLIAPSTINSRVMYKEYFNSTLQNGKASILKNQIFLVNDQPQYENGKLLTYADLDYSVNGNTYNFTKKGSLNNVEKIVFLVSGNTASASELVINSLKPHIADIKLIGEQTYGKPVGFFPITIDKYEVYFSMFESKNSEGQGEYFSGMEPNYTLKEISGANDNKYDFGDLSEKLLASAYSYLINGTYTGVVKKSSVKSSSGNSISGTKMESFSPACEEFKGMIEDRKKRK, from the coding sequence ATGGAAATACGGAGATATACATTTTCTGCAAGGCTCTCAATTCTTGTGTTAGTGATTTATGGTATAGCAGCGGCAGGCTGTAAGAAGGCGAAGAAAGAAGAGGCTCAGCCCGAACCGGAACCCAAGGTTACGGTCACTCCGCAAAGTTCACGTGCCCAGCTATCCGCCGACTCGATGTTCCTTTATGCTAAAGAGGTTTATTTATGGAATGATTTGTTGCCCACTTACGAAGTTTTTAATCCGCGCCAGTATGTAAACAGCGATGAAGAGGCGGGGTTAAATAATGAGTTGTTTGCAATAACCAGATATGCGAAAAACTCCTATGAGTATAATCAGAATCGCCCAAATGAAACGAAGTACAGTTATATCTTTGATACCGACGACGCTAATCCTGTCTCATATACTTTACCAGTCAAAAGCTCGGTAGATCTTGAAGGTAATGGGTATGATTTTGGATTTTATGTAGGGCTGTTTGGGACAGAAGCATCTTACGAGGTAAGAGTACTCGCTGTCTATCAAGGGTCTCCTGCCGAGAAAGCCGGAATAAAAAGGGGAGATGTAATTACGTCAATAAACAGAACTCAGGTTACTACTAACTTTACTTCGTCCGTTGAAGATTTTATAAACGCTGCTTTATTTGATGCATCAGCAGTTACCCTGAAAGTTTTGAAAAATACGGGCATTTCATCCGATATTGTTTTAAACAGAACATCTTATAAAAGCAATCCAATATATCGCGATTCAGTCTATATCTCGGGTGCAAAGAAGATCGGTTACCTGGCCTTTGCGCGCTTTTCTACATTAACGAATGCCCAGCCTGTACTTGATGCAGCTTTTAATAAGTTTGCTGTCGCGGGGGTGACTGATTTGATCGTCGATTTCAGATATAACGGGGGCGGCTATGTAAGCACCGCACAGTATTTGGCCGATCTGATAGCGCCATCGACGATTAATAGTAGGGTAATGTATAAAGAGTATTTCAATTCTACATTGCAAAACGGTAAGGCATCAATACTGAAAAACCAGATTTTTCTTGTGAATGACCAGCCTCAATACGAAAACGGAAAGTTGCTCACTTATGCTGATCTGGACTACAGCGTCAATGGGAATACCTATAACTTTACCAAAAAAGGCTCTTTGAATAACGTGGAAAAAATCGTGTTCCTGGTATCAGGCAACACAGCATCCGCCAGCGAACTGGTTATTAATAGCCTTAAACCGCATATAGCCGATATTAAGCTCATAGGTGAACAAACCTATGGCAAGCCTGTTGGTTTCTTTCCTATCACAATTGATAAATACGAGGTGTACTTTAGCATGTTTGAGTCGAAAAATTCAGAGGGGCAGGGAGAGTATTTTAGTGGTATGGAACCCAATTATACCTTAAAGGAAATATCAGGAGCGAATGATAATAAATATGATTTCGGAGATCTTTCGGAAAAATTACTCGCAAGTGCGTATAGCTACCTGATAAACGGAACGTATACCGGTGTTGTTAAGAAATCATCTGTTAAATCATCGTCGGGCAACAGCATATCAGGGACCAAAATGGAATCATTTTCGCCTGCCTGTGAAGAGTTTAAGGGGATGATTGAAGACAGGAAAAAGAGAAAGTAA